The Streptomyces nitrosporeus genome includes a window with the following:
- a CDS encoding ABC transporter ATP-binding protein, which translates to MTALLEVEDLRVAYGKIEAVKGISFSVEAGQVVTLIGTNGAGKTTTLRTLSGLLKPTSGRITFDGKPLTGVPAHKIVSLGLAHSPEGRHIFPRLTITENLLLGAYLRSDKAGIEKDVQRAYDLFPILGERRKQAAGTLSGGEQQMLAMGRALMSQPKLLMLDEPSMGLSPIMMQKIMETIVELKAAGTTILLVEQNAQAALSLADQGHVMEVGKVVLSGTGADLLHDESVRKAYLGED; encoded by the coding sequence ATGACCGCACTGCTCGAAGTCGAGGACCTCCGCGTCGCCTACGGCAAGATCGAAGCCGTCAAAGGCATCTCCTTCAGCGTCGAAGCCGGCCAGGTCGTCACCCTCATCGGCACCAACGGCGCCGGCAAGACCACCACCCTGCGCACCCTCTCCGGGCTCCTCAAACCCACCTCGGGACGCATCACCTTCGACGGCAAACCCCTCACCGGCGTACCCGCCCACAAGATCGTCTCCCTGGGCCTCGCCCACTCCCCCGAGGGACGCCACATCTTCCCCCGGCTGACGATCACCGAGAACCTCCTCCTCGGCGCCTACCTCCGCAGCGACAAAGCAGGCATCGAGAAGGACGTCCAGCGCGCCTACGACCTCTTCCCCATCCTCGGCGAACGCCGCAAACAGGCCGCAGGCACCCTCTCCGGCGGCGAACAGCAGATGCTCGCCATGGGCCGCGCCCTCATGTCCCAGCCCAAACTGCTCATGCTCGACGAACCCTCCATGGGCCTCTCACCGATCATGATGCAGAAGATCATGGAAACCATCGTCGAACTCAAGGCCGCCGGCACCACCATCCTGCTCGTCGAGCAGAACGCCCAGGCAGCCCTCTCCCTCGCCGACCAGGGCCACGTCATGGAAGTCGGCAAGGTCGTCCTCTCCGGCACCGGAGCAGACCTCCTCCACGACGAATCCGTCCGCAAGGCATACCTCGGCGAGGACTGA
- a CDS encoding branched-chain amino acid ABC transporter permease has protein sequence MTTHTAPALLPLPTPAARAITTTGAAAALAGTFLAWTYTSTFPGDLTVTGYPGGLQVLTLVSATLTLLYALSGYGIKGLRWLTPGGTHSPVRLLALGTFATTAYTVIAVIVKKDGNGNLLGLVELEPGAWISLAGALTAATASLALPSDQPLDETTTPSALTRFRNSLSAPAPSRAEALPAWAGILIIAVSFGLGLHLLTYGIDTEYAELFIGYLITLAFGFTALTRAGLIARLTALTTEHRNVTLAAALVAAFCFPFTQQNEQYALIGANILIFATVALGLNVVVGLAGLLDLGYVAFLGVGAYAAALVSGSPMSPVGVHFPFWAAVLTGAAASLIFGVLIGAPTLRLRGDYLAIVTLGFGEIFRLTVNNLNGVSGPDLTNGSQGIPSIPDLNLFGFDFGISHDIGGLTLGRSANYYLLMLLFTAVVVLVFRRSGESRIGRAWVAIREDETAATAMGINAFRLKLLAFALGAALAGLAGTVQAHVSYTVTPEQYQFAGSAPPNSAFLLAAVILGGMGTLSGPLVGAALLYLIPAKLQFMQDYQLFLFGIALILLMRFRPEGLVADRRKKLEFHETGQLDVPPDTPLTDQAAGTTKAGT, from the coding sequence ATGACCACCCACACCGCACCCGCCCTGCTCCCCCTGCCCACACCGGCAGCCCGCGCCATCACCACCACCGGCGCCGCCGCCGCCCTCGCAGGCACCTTCCTCGCCTGGACCTACACCTCCACCTTCCCCGGAGACCTCACCGTCACCGGATACCCCGGCGGACTCCAGGTCCTCACCCTCGTCAGCGCCACCCTCACCCTGCTCTACGCCCTCTCCGGCTACGGCATCAAGGGCCTGCGCTGGCTCACCCCCGGCGGCACCCACAGCCCCGTCAGACTCCTCGCCCTCGGCACCTTCGCCACCACCGCCTACACCGTCATCGCCGTCATCGTGAAGAAAGACGGCAACGGCAACCTCCTCGGCCTCGTCGAACTCGAACCCGGAGCCTGGATCAGCCTCGCCGGCGCACTCACCGCCGCCACCGCATCCCTCGCACTCCCCAGCGACCAGCCCCTCGACGAGACCACCACCCCCAGCGCACTCACCCGCTTCCGCAACAGCCTGAGCGCACCCGCACCCAGCCGCGCCGAAGCACTCCCCGCCTGGGCCGGAATCCTCATCATCGCGGTCTCCTTCGGACTGGGCCTCCACCTCCTCACCTACGGCATCGACACCGAATACGCCGAACTCTTCATCGGCTACCTCATCACCCTCGCCTTCGGCTTCACCGCACTCACCCGGGCCGGACTCATAGCCCGCCTCACCGCACTCACCACCGAACACCGCAACGTCACACTCGCCGCAGCACTCGTCGCCGCCTTCTGCTTCCCCTTCACCCAGCAGAACGAGCAGTACGCCCTCATCGGCGCGAACATCCTCATCTTCGCGACCGTCGCACTCGGCCTCAACGTCGTCGTCGGCCTCGCCGGCCTCCTCGACCTCGGCTACGTCGCCTTCCTCGGCGTCGGCGCCTACGCCGCCGCACTCGTCTCCGGCTCCCCCATGTCCCCCGTCGGCGTCCACTTCCCCTTCTGGGCCGCCGTCCTCACCGGAGCCGCAGCCTCCCTCATCTTCGGCGTCCTCATCGGCGCCCCCACCCTCCGGCTGCGCGGCGACTACCTCGCCATCGTCACCCTCGGATTCGGAGAGATCTTCCGCCTGACCGTCAACAACCTCAACGGCGTCAGCGGCCCCGACCTCACCAACGGATCCCAGGGCATCCCCAGCATCCCCGACCTCAACCTCTTCGGATTCGACTTCGGCATCAGCCACGACATCGGCGGCCTCACCCTCGGCCGGTCCGCCAACTACTACCTGCTGATGCTCCTCTTCACCGCCGTCGTCGTCCTCGTCTTCCGACGCTCCGGAGAATCCCGCATCGGCCGCGCCTGGGTCGCCATCCGCGAAGACGAGACCGCAGCCACCGCCATGGGCATCAACGCCTTCCGGCTCAAACTCCTCGCCTTCGCACTCGGCGCCGCCCTCGCCGGCCTCGCCGGAACCGTCCAGGCCCACGTCTCCTACACCGTCACCCCCGAGCAGTACCAGTTCGCCGGCTCCGCACCCCCCAACTCCGCCTTCCTCCTCGCCGCCGTCATCCTCGGCGGCATGGGAACCCTCAGCGGACCCCTCGTCGGCGCCGCACTCCTCTACCTCATCCCGGCCAAACTCCAGTTCATGCAGGACTACCAGCTCTTCCTCTTCGGCATCGCACTCATCCTCCTGATGCGCTTCCGCCCCGAAGGCCTCGTCGCCGACCGCAGGAAGAAACTCGAATTCCACGAGACCGGCCAACTCGACGTACCACCCGACACACCACTCACCGACCAGGCCGCCGGCACCACCAAGGCGGGGACGTGA
- a CDS encoding ANTAR domain-containing response regulator, with product MTTPESPQPEGTVGDDKSHVPPMTTRVVIAEDEALIRLDLKEMLEEEGYSVVGEAGDGQQAVELAREHRPDLVILDVKMPVLDGISAAEKIAGESIAPVLMLTAFSQRELVERARDAGAMAYLVKPFSKSDVVPAIEMAVSRFAELKALENEVADLAQRLETRKLVDRAKSILQTDYGLSEPAAFRWIQKTSMDRRMSMQQLAEALIEDAEEKKKAAE from the coding sequence GTGACCACGCCCGAGTCACCCCAGCCCGAAGGCACCGTCGGCGACGACAAGTCGCACGTCCCGCCGATGACGACCCGCGTCGTCATCGCCGAGGACGAGGCCCTGATCCGTCTCGACCTCAAAGAGATGCTGGAGGAAGAGGGCTACTCGGTCGTCGGTGAGGCCGGGGACGGGCAGCAGGCCGTGGAGCTGGCCCGGGAGCACCGGCCGGACCTGGTCATCCTCGATGTGAAGATGCCGGTTCTCGACGGGATCTCCGCCGCCGAGAAGATCGCGGGGGAGTCCATCGCGCCGGTCCTGATGCTGACCGCGTTCTCGCAGCGGGAGCTGGTGGAGCGGGCCCGGGACGCCGGGGCGATGGCGTATCTGGTGAAGCCGTTCAGCAAGAGCGACGTGGTGCCGGCGATCGAGATGGCCGTGTCCCGGTTCGCGGAGCTGAAGGCGCTGGAGAACGAGGTCGCGGACCTGGCGCAGCGGCTGGAGACGCGGAAGCTGGTGGACCGGGCCAAGAGCATTCTGCAGACGGATTACGGGCTGTCGGAGCCGGCGGCGTTCCGGTGGATCCAGAAGACGTCGATGGACCGGCGGATGTCGATGCAGCAGCTGGCGGAGGCGCTGATCGAGGATGCCGAGGAGAAGAAGAAGGCGGCGGAGTAG
- a CDS encoding PaaI family thioesterase produces MGEHIAPTFPQEIIDEYAALGVDLPALFSAGHLGERMGVRIVEASADRVVGTMPVEGNTQPYGLLHGGASAVLAETLGSVGSMLHGGAAKLAVGVDLNCTHHRGVQSGLVTGVATPVHRGRTTATYEIVITDDQDKRVCTARLTCLLRDAPRPAAG; encoded by the coding sequence ATGGGCGAGCACATCGCACCCACGTTCCCCCAGGAGATCATCGACGAATACGCCGCACTCGGCGTCGACCTCCCCGCACTCTTCTCCGCCGGCCACCTCGGCGAGCGCATGGGCGTACGGATCGTCGAGGCGTCCGCCGACCGCGTCGTCGGCACCATGCCCGTCGAGGGCAACACCCAGCCCTACGGGCTCCTCCACGGCGGCGCCTCCGCCGTCCTCGCCGAGACCCTCGGCTCCGTCGGCTCCATGCTGCACGGCGGCGCCGCCAAGCTGGCCGTCGGCGTCGACCTCAACTGCACCCACCACCGCGGCGTCCAAAGCGGCCTCGTCACCGGCGTCGCCACCCCCGTCCACCGCGGCCGCACCACCGCCACCTACGAGATCGTCATCACCGACGACCAGGACAAGCGGGTCTGCACCGCCCGCCTCACCTGCCTCCTGCGCGACGCCCCCCGGCCCGCCGCCGGCTGA
- a CDS encoding branched-chain amino acid ABC transporter permease, with protein MNELPQQLANGLILGAMYGLIAIGYTMVYGIIQLINFAHGEIFMIGGFGALTVYLGLPSGLSLLAAIPLMIAGGVICAVAISMAAERFAYRPLRTAPRLAPLITAIGLSLALQQAVWMWYPDATKDRSFPQFKGEGIDLLGATVQRGDLFVLIAAPVCMLALGLFVSKTRTGRGMQATSQDPDTAKLMGINTDRIIVMAFAIGAAFAAVAAVAYGLKNGQIGFRMGFIMGLKAFTAAVLGGIGNIYGAMLGGIVLGVAEALATGYMGDIPGMELFGGGGWKDVWAFALLILVLLIRPQGLLGERVSDRA; from the coding sequence GTGAACGAACTGCCGCAACAGCTGGCCAATGGACTCATCCTCGGCGCGATGTACGGACTCATCGCGATCGGCTACACGATGGTCTACGGAATCATCCAGCTCATCAACTTCGCACACGGCGAGATCTTCATGATCGGAGGCTTCGGCGCCCTCACGGTCTACCTCGGGCTTCCGTCCGGACTCTCCCTCCTCGCCGCGATACCCCTCATGATCGCCGGCGGCGTCATCTGCGCCGTCGCCATCAGCATGGCCGCCGAACGCTTCGCCTACCGGCCCCTGCGCACAGCACCACGCCTCGCCCCCCTCATCACCGCCATCGGCCTCTCCCTCGCACTCCAGCAAGCCGTATGGATGTGGTACCCCGACGCCACCAAGGACCGCTCCTTCCCCCAGTTCAAGGGCGAAGGCATCGACCTCCTCGGCGCCACCGTCCAACGCGGCGACCTCTTCGTCCTCATCGCCGCCCCCGTCTGCATGCTCGCCCTCGGCCTCTTCGTCTCCAAGACCCGCACCGGCCGCGGCATGCAAGCGACCTCCCAGGACCCCGACACCGCCAAACTCATGGGCATCAACACCGACCGCATCATCGTCATGGCCTTCGCCATCGGTGCCGCGTTCGCCGCCGTCGCCGCCGTCGCCTACGGACTCAAAAACGGCCAGATCGGCTTCCGCATGGGCTTCATCATGGGCCTCAAAGCCTTCACCGCAGCCGTCCTCGGCGGCATCGGCAACATCTACGGCGCCATGCTCGGCGGCATCGTCCTCGGCGTCGCCGAAGCCCTCGCCACCGGCTACATGGGCGACATCCCCGGCATGGAACTCTTCGGCGGCGGAGGCTGGAAGGACGTCTGGGCCTTCGCCCTCCTCATCCTCGTCCTCCTCATCCGCCCCCAGGGCCTCCTGGGCGAACGAGTCTCGGACAGGGCGTGA
- a CDS encoding branched-chain amino acid ABC transporter substrate-binding protein: protein MLILTAVLTTGALTLTACGSRDDNKNSGDGGGGENQKVVIGFDGPLTGDLSALGLGMKNSADLAIKIANKEKVVPGVTFELKALDDQAQPSVGQQNAATFIGDKNVLGVIGPLNSGVSQSMQKPLNDASLTQISPANTGTELTQGNNWKTGDKKRPYKTYFRTATTDAIQGAFAANYLFDKAKIKDVYLIDDQKPYGAGLAASFKNTFTELGGKIVGTDHINPDDRDFNSVVTKVKGSGAKAVYYGGEYPAGAPLSQQLKDSVQIPLMGGDGMYSADFISLNKKAEGDIATSVGKPVEELDSAKKFIADYKTAGYKDAYEAYGGGTYDATWSIIEAVKIALADNDGKLPDDARAKVLEAMDKVKFDGVTGPVSFDEYGDTTNTMMTAYQVTGGKWTSKLSEAVK, encoded by the coding sequence CTGCTCATACTCACCGCAGTCCTCACCACCGGAGCACTGACTCTCACCGCCTGCGGCTCGCGCGACGACAACAAGAACAGCGGTGACGGCGGCGGCGGCGAGAACCAGAAAGTCGTCATCGGATTCGACGGCCCCCTGACCGGCGACCTCTCCGCCCTCGGCCTCGGCATGAAGAACTCCGCCGACCTCGCCATCAAGATCGCCAACAAGGAGAAGGTCGTCCCCGGCGTCACCTTCGAACTCAAGGCACTCGACGACCAGGCCCAGCCCTCCGTCGGCCAGCAGAACGCCGCCACCTTCATCGGCGACAAGAACGTCCTCGGCGTCATCGGCCCGCTGAACTCCGGCGTCTCCCAGTCGATGCAGAAGCCCCTCAACGACGCCAGCCTCACCCAGATCTCCCCCGCCAACACCGGCACCGAGCTCACCCAGGGCAACAACTGGAAGACCGGCGACAAGAAGCGCCCCTACAAGACCTACTTCCGCACCGCCACCACCGACGCCATCCAGGGCGCCTTCGCCGCGAACTACCTCTTCGACAAGGCGAAGATCAAGGACGTCTACCTCATCGACGACCAGAAGCCCTACGGCGCCGGCCTCGCCGCCTCCTTCAAGAACACCTTCACCGAACTCGGCGGCAAGATCGTCGGCACCGACCACATCAACCCCGACGACCGCGACTTCAACTCCGTCGTCACCAAGGTCAAGGGCTCCGGCGCCAAAGCCGTCTACTACGGCGGCGAATACCCCGCCGGCGCACCCCTGAGCCAGCAGCTCAAGGACAGCGTCCAGATCCCCCTCATGGGCGGCGACGGCATGTACAGCGCCGACTTCATCAGCCTCAACAAGAAGGCCGAAGGCGACATCGCCACCTCCGTCGGCAAGCCCGTCGAAGAACTCGACTCCGCCAAGAAGTTCATCGCCGACTACAAGACCGCCGGATACAAGGACGCCTACGAGGCCTACGGCGGCGGCACCTACGACGCCACCTGGTCCATCATCGAGGCCGTCAAGATCGCCCTCGCCGACAACGACGGCAAGCTCCCCGACGACGCCCGCGCCAAGGTCCTCGAAGCCATGGACAAGGTCAAGTTCGACGGCGTCACCGGCCCCGTCTCCTTCGACGAATACGGCGACACCACCAACACCATGATGACCGCCTACCAGGTCACCGGCGGCAAGTGGACCTCCAAGCTCAGCGAGGCCGTCAAGTAA
- a CDS encoding ABC transporter ATP-binding protein, producing the protein MTTTTTTVLDASGVTMRFGGLTAVRDVDLTVNAGEIVGLIGPNGAGKTTFFNCLTGLYIPTEGKVSYKGTVLPPKPHLVTQAGIARTFQNIRLFANMTVLENVLVGRHTRTKEGLWSALLRLPGFTRAENASRERAMELLEFIGLAGKADHLARNLPYGDQRKLEIARALASDPGLLLLDEPTAGMNPQETRVTEELIFAIRDQGIAVLVIEHDMRFIFNLCDRVACLVQGEKLVEGTASEVQSDERVIAAYLGTPFEGAPGAEEAAEVEAAEAATAATTAKTGTPGTGTPGTGTPTGTDTRTEEEEEDNR; encoded by the coding sequence ATGACCACGACCACAACCACCGTCCTCGACGCAAGCGGCGTCACCATGCGCTTCGGCGGCCTCACCGCCGTACGCGACGTCGACCTCACCGTCAACGCAGGCGAAATCGTCGGCCTCATCGGCCCCAACGGCGCCGGCAAAACCACCTTCTTCAACTGCCTCACCGGCCTCTACATCCCCACCGAAGGCAAAGTCAGCTACAAAGGCACCGTCCTGCCCCCCAAGCCCCACCTCGTCACCCAGGCAGGCATCGCCCGCACCTTCCAGAACATCCGCCTCTTCGCCAACATGACCGTCCTGGAAAACGTCCTCGTCGGACGCCACACCAGGACCAAAGAAGGCCTCTGGTCCGCCCTGCTGCGCCTCCCCGGCTTCACCAGAGCCGAGAACGCCAGCCGCGAACGCGCCATGGAACTCCTGGAGTTCATCGGCCTCGCGGGCAAAGCCGACCACCTCGCGCGCAACCTCCCCTACGGAGACCAGCGCAAGCTGGAAATCGCCCGCGCCCTCGCCAGCGACCCCGGCCTCCTCCTCCTGGACGAGCCCACCGCCGGCATGAACCCCCAGGAAACCCGCGTCACCGAAGAACTCATCTTCGCCATCCGCGACCAGGGCATCGCCGTACTCGTCATCGAGCACGACATGCGTTTCATCTTCAACCTCTGCGACCGCGTCGCCTGCCTCGTCCAGGGCGAGAAACTCGTCGAAGGCACCGCCTCCGAAGTCCAGAGCGACGAACGCGTCATCGCCGCCTACCTCGGCACCCCCTTCGAAGGCGCCCCCGGCGCCGAAGAAGCCGCCGAGGTCGAAGCCGCCGAAGCCGCCACCGCGGCCACAACCGCGAAGACCGGCACACCCGGAACCGGTACACCCGGAACCGGCACACCCACCGGGACCGACACCCGCACCGAAGAAGAAGAGGAGGACAACCGATGA
- a CDS encoding FdhF/YdeP family oxidoreductase, with product MATEPPTGDPVQDAPRVEAARHSAAGLPAVAHTLRVAQRQMGLRRTARTLLKVNQKDGFDCPGCAWPEGDERHTAEFCENGAKAVAEEATLRRVTPGFFAAHPVAGLAGRSGYWLGQQGRITQPVYLPEGADRYEPVTWDRAFGIIAEELTALASPDEALFYTSGRTSNEAAFLLQLFAREFGTNNLPDCSNMCHESSGSALTETIGIGKGSVSLEDLHRADLIIVAGQNPGTNHPRMLSALERAKSAGAKIISVNPLPEAGLERFKNPQTARGMLKGTALTDLFLQIRLGGDQALFRLLNKLIIETEGAVDTAFVDGHTHGYEEFARAARAADWDETLTATGLDRTAIEQALALVLASKRTIVCWAMGLTQHKHSVPTIREVVNFLLLRGNIGRPGAGVCPVRGHSNVQGDRTMGIFERPAPAFLDALDKEFGITSPRHHGYDVVRSIQALRDGDAKVFFAMGGNFVAAAPDTDVTEAAMRKARLTVHVSTKLNRSHVVTGTRALILPTLGRTDKDVQAGRRQVVTVEDSMGTVHASRGNLTPASPHLLSEPAIVARLARAVLGPASTTPWEEFGRDYAAIRDRIARVVPGFEDFNTRVAAPGGFALPHAPRDERRFPTATGKANFTAAPVEYPRLPEGRLLLQTLRSHDQYNTTVYGLDDRYRGIKNGRRVVLVNPDDARALGLADGAYTDLVSEWHDGTERRAPGFRVVHYPTARGCAAAYYPETNVLVPLDATADTSNTPAGKSVVIRLETP from the coding sequence ATGGCCACCGAGCCCCCGACCGGCGACCCGGTCCAGGACGCACCACGGGTCGAAGCGGCCCGGCACTCCGCCGCGGGACTCCCCGCCGTCGCCCACACCCTGCGCGTCGCCCAGCGGCAGATGGGCCTGCGCCGCACCGCCCGGACCCTCCTCAAGGTCAACCAGAAGGACGGCTTCGACTGCCCCGGCTGCGCCTGGCCCGAGGGCGACGAACGGCACACCGCCGAGTTCTGCGAGAACGGCGCCAAGGCCGTCGCCGAGGAAGCCACCCTGCGCCGCGTCACCCCCGGCTTCTTCGCCGCCCACCCCGTCGCCGGCCTCGCCGGCCGCAGCGGCTACTGGCTCGGCCAGCAGGGCCGCATCACGCAGCCCGTGTACCTGCCCGAGGGCGCCGACCGGTACGAGCCCGTGACCTGGGACCGCGCCTTCGGAATCATCGCGGAGGAGCTCACCGCGCTCGCCTCCCCCGACGAGGCCCTCTTCTACACCTCGGGCCGCACCAGCAACGAGGCCGCCTTCCTCCTCCAGCTCTTCGCCCGCGAGTTCGGCACCAACAACCTCCCCGACTGCTCCAACATGTGCCACGAGTCGTCCGGCTCCGCACTCACCGAGACCATCGGCATCGGCAAGGGCAGCGTCAGCCTCGAAGACCTCCACCGGGCCGACCTGATCATCGTCGCCGGACAGAACCCCGGCACCAACCACCCCCGCATGCTCTCCGCCCTCGAACGGGCCAAGTCCGCCGGTGCGAAGATCATCTCGGTCAACCCGCTCCCCGAAGCCGGCCTCGAACGGTTCAAGAACCCCCAGACCGCCCGCGGCATGCTGAAGGGCACCGCCCTCACCGACCTCTTCCTGCAGATCCGCCTCGGCGGCGACCAGGCGCTCTTCCGCCTCCTCAACAAGCTGATCATCGAGACCGAGGGCGCCGTCGACACCGCCTTCGTCGACGGACACACCCACGGTTACGAAGAGTTCGCCCGCGCCGCCCGCGCCGCGGACTGGGACGAGACACTCACCGCCACCGGCCTCGACCGCACCGCGATCGAACAGGCCCTCGCCCTGGTCCTCGCCTCGAAGCGCACCATCGTCTGCTGGGCCATGGGCCTCACCCAGCACAAGCACTCCGTCCCCACCATCCGCGAAGTCGTCAACTTCCTCCTGCTCCGCGGCAACATCGGCCGCCCCGGCGCCGGCGTCTGCCCCGTACGCGGCCACTCCAACGTCCAGGGCGACCGCACCATGGGCATCTTCGAACGCCCCGCCCCCGCCTTCCTCGACGCCCTCGACAAGGAATTCGGCATCACCTCGCCGCGCCACCACGGCTACGACGTCGTCCGCTCCATCCAGGCCCTGCGCGACGGCGACGCCAAGGTCTTCTTCGCGATGGGCGGCAACTTCGTCGCCGCCGCTCCCGACACCGACGTCACCGAGGCCGCCATGCGCAAGGCCCGCCTCACCGTCCACGTCTCCACGAAACTCAACCGCTCCCACGTGGTCACCGGCACCCGCGCACTGATCCTGCCCACCCTCGGCCGCACCGACAAGGACGTACAGGCGGGGCGCAGGCAGGTCGTCACCGTCGAGGACTCCATGGGCACGGTCCACGCCTCCCGCGGCAACCTCACCCCCGCGAGCCCTCACCTGCTCTCCGAACCCGCCATCGTCGCCCGCCTCGCCCGCGCCGTCCTCGGCCCCGCCTCCACCACCCCCTGGGAGGAGTTCGGACGCGACTACGCCGCCATCCGCGACCGCATCGCCCGCGTCGTCCCCGGCTTCGAGGACTTCAACACCCGCGTCGCCGCACCCGGGGGCTTCGCCCTCCCCCACGCCCCGCGCGACGAACGGCGCTTCCCCACCGCCACCGGCAAGGCCAACTTCACCGCGGCCCCCGTCGAATACCCCCGCCTCCCCGAAGGCCGCCTGCTCCTGCAGACCCTGCGCTCCCACGACCAGTACAACACCACGGTCTACGGCCTCGACGACCGTTACCGCGGCATCAAGAACGGCCGCCGCGTCGTCCTCGTCAACCCCGACGACGCCCGCGCCCTCGGCCTGGCCGACGGCGCCTACACCGACCTCGTCAGCGAATGGCACGACGGCACCGAACGCCGCGCCCCCGGCTTCCGCGTCGTCCACTACCCCACCGCCCGCGGCTGCGCCGCCGCGTACTACCCCGAGACCAACGTCCTGGTCCCCCTCGACGCCACGGCCGACACCAGCAACACCCCGGCCGGCAAATCGGTCGTCATCCGCCTGGAGACCCCCTGA